A single Curtobacterium sp. MCSS17_015 DNA region contains:
- the coaD gene encoding pantetheine-phosphate adenylyltransferase, with the protein MTKIAVVPGSFDPVTLGHLDVITRAAELFDEVHVLVVHNPEKTGALFDAGDRVRLIEASLAELGVPGRIVVGEWTAGLLVDYCRQVGSTILVKGVRSGEDVAYETPMAIMNRHLAGVETVFLLPDAARAHVSSSLIRQVSSLGGDVTPYVTDAVARALAGRG; encoded by the coding sequence ATGACGAAGATCGCCGTGGTGCCCGGTTCGTTCGACCCCGTGACCCTGGGGCACCTCGACGTGATCACGCGCGCGGCGGAGCTGTTCGACGAGGTCCACGTGCTGGTCGTGCACAACCCCGAGAAGACGGGGGCACTGTTCGACGCCGGCGACCGCGTCCGGCTCATCGAGGCCTCGCTCGCCGAGCTCGGCGTCCCGGGACGGATCGTCGTGGGTGAGTGGACCGCGGGGCTCCTCGTCGACTACTGCCGGCAGGTCGGGTCGACGATCCTGGTGAAGGGCGTCCGGTCGGGCGAGGACGTCGCGTACGAGACGCCGATGGCGATCATGAACCGGCACCTGGCCGGGGTCGAGACGGTCTTCCTCCTGCCGGACGCTGCCCGTGCGCACGTGTCGAGCTCGCTCATCCGGCAGGTCTCGTCGCTGGGGGGCGACGTGACGCCGTACGTGACCGATGCGGTGGCCAGGGCGCTCGCCGGACGGGGCTGA